The following are encoded together in the Culex pipiens pallens isolate TS chromosome 1, TS_CPP_V2, whole genome shotgun sequence genome:
- the LOC120422019 gene encoding pre-mRNA-splicing factor ISY1 homolog, with product MARNAEKAMTTLARWRAAKEAETGKNERRPYLASECKDLQKCEKWRLEIIREISKKVAQIQNAGLGEFRIRDLNDEINKLLREKRHWENQISDLGGPHYRRYGPKMFDAEGREVPGNRGYKYFGAAKDLPGVRELFEQEPPPPPKKTRAELMKDIDADYYGYRDDDDGILLPLEEKAERQAIQRAVEEWKQQRAGGEAGKEVEPDEEDIYGSDAKIASDELAKQSEQQKDDPMGLLGPRFTAHVPVPSQKDIEAALLRKRKLELMKKYGIEDDEDM from the exons ATG GCGCGAAACGCGGAGAAGGCGAT GACCACGCTGGCCCGGTGGCGAGCTGCCAAGGAGGCCGAAACGGGCAAGAACGAACGGCGGCCGTACCTCGCCTCGGAGTGCAAAGATCTGCAAAAGTGCGAAAAGTGGCGGTTGGAAATCATCCGGGAGATTTCCAAGAAGGTGGCCCAGATTCAGAACGCCGGTTTGGGCGAATTTCGGATTCGGGACTTGAACGACGAGATTAACAAGTTGCTGCGCGAGAAGCGCCACTGGGAGAATCAGATTTCCGATTTGGGAGGGCCACACTACCGGCGGTATGGTCCGAAGATGTTCGACGCCGAGGGGCGGGAAGTTCCGGGGAATCGCGGGTACAAGTACTTTGGTGCGGCGAAGGACTTGCCGGGGGTGCGGGAGCTGTTCGAGCAGGAACCGCCGCCACCGCCGAAGAAGACGCGGGCCGAGCTGATGAAGGACATTGACGCGGATTATTACGGATATCGGGATGATGACGATGGGATTTTGCTTCCACTGGAGGAGAAAGCGGAGCGACAGGCGATTCAACGGGCGGTGGAGGAGTGGAAGCAGCAGCGAGCGGGTGGGGAGGCAGGGAAGGAGGTCGAGCCGGACGAGGAGGACATTTACGGTTCGGACGCGAAGATAGCGTCGGATGAGTTGGCGAAGCAGAGCGAACAGCAGAAGGACGATCCGATGGGACTGCTCGGGCCGAGATTTACCGCGCACGTGCCCGTTCCGAGCCAGAAGGACATCGAGGCGGCACTGCTGCGCAAGCGGAAGCTGGAACTGATGAAAAAGTACGGCATCGAAGACGACGAGGACATGTAG